Genomic DNA from Pseudobacteroides sp.:
TCTATACACTCAACCTTTGTTTCCAAATATTGGACGCTTTTTCTATAGCAATCCCTATACATCCCGTAAACCCTTTTCTTCTCAGAAATCCCTGACAAGTTTATAAGGAAAACTGCATACCAACATTGTGCTGCATGAAAGAAATACTCCCTGGCCGATAAATAATTCCCGTGGATTTCTGCACTTTTGCCGAGGGATTCATATTTTTCAGCCTTTTTCTCCCATTCCTCAAACCAGGATTTCTCCAGCGATCTGGAGTTAATGTGATTTTTACCCTCAACCCTTGTCAATACATACTCAAGATCAATTGGGTTTACACCATATACAAGAAGTCTGGTAATTACAGGATTTAATATACTTCGTATAGTCCACTCCATATTTACCTCCCTGTTATCTTTTAATGATAATCGGTACTTCTTAGGGATTTGGAAAAGGTTTTTTAAATTATGTATATTTACTTTTTGTTTACATATTTATTTTATCGCTAAAAATGCAATTTGTCATTATACAAATCGCATCTTTATAGAAGAAGGATATTAATATATTGATTATTATAATTCTGCACTTATATTTGAGGATACGCCTCTTGCATACTCAATGATCTTCCTGGCAGCAAGTGCACCTTGGCCAACCGCTGTTGAGATTTGCTTAAAGCCTCCTGTGCAATCGCCTGCAGCAAATAAACCTGCCACATTGGTCTTTTGTTCCCTGTCCACATTGATAGAAGTACCTTCTGTTATTATTCCGAGTTTTCTGGCAAAATCCACACTGGAAGCACTTTCATTGGCTATAAAAATACCATCCAGCGTATCTTTTGCCCCGTCGTTAAAGCATATATACTGAAGATACTCTTCTCCCTCAAGCTTCAAAATGCTTTTTTCCACAACTTTAAGTCCCTTCGAGACATCCAAGTAATCATCGTTACACTGCAACTTCCGACCATTAGTGTATATTGTGATATCCCTTGTAAAAGCCTTAAGCTCCTCTGCTTCATGTAGGGCAAAATCTCCGCTGCCAAGAACACCTACTTTCAAATCTTTATAGAAGAATCCATCACAGGTGGTACAATAGCTTACACCGTTCCCTTCCAACTCCTTCAATCCTTCTATCTTAAGCTTTTTTTGAGGCTGCCCCGTCGCTATTAAAACTGTTCTTCCCGTATACTTGTTTTTAGTTGTTGTAACTTCAAAATTTTCACCCTTATTTATGCCTAAAACTTCTTCGCAAACAATCTCCGCTCCAAGTCTTAACACTTGCTGTTCGCCTGCTTTTAACAGTTTTTCCCCGCTTATAGTGCCGGTAAATCCAAAATAGTTCTCAATTTTTTCGGCCCTTGCTACTGCACCATCATCTTTTCCAATTACCAATGTCTTAAGGTTGGCTCTCACTGTATAAAGTGCTGCCGACAGACCTGCCGGACCTTTTCCCACAATAATTACATCATATATCATGGCATACTTCTCCATTTCCTTATGTTTACAAGTAATACTCAAGTATGATCTCCTGTTTCTTCAGCAAATCACAAACAGCATCTACAGCTCCTTCAGATCTTATGCTTGCATCGGGCTTGAAACTGTTGAAAGACGATTCATCTATGTTTATAATAAGTATTTCACTTGGCTGATTCAATAATTTAAGCTTTTCAGCTTCAAAATCATCCAGATTAAAGACCGATGTAATAAAAATTTGTCCCGAATCGGTAAATATCCTTGCCAGCTCACCAATCTGCCTTATATGCTCATCTCTACCCTCATAATCTGAAACCGTATCTGATACAAGCCCATGTAAAAGGCTGGAAATTCCCAGATAGTATGCTTTGTATTTCAGCTTGAATAACTTATTTTCCAATTCTTTGCCTATATCCTGTATCACTTTTTCATTTCCTTCATTACCTGAAGTAATAACGATAAACTTTGACTTGTGGCCATATGCATCTTCTCTCGCTTTAGATGATATTAGGCTTTTTTCCCATAAAAACTCCCTGTCTTTAATATGCTCCAGCAGTGTATTGTCAGAATCCGATACGCCTTCAAGAATAATCCCTCCACCCGAAATCTCATAATTATCCACTATTACAAATCTTCCTGTAAACTCAATTTCAGATATTGGATCAAAAGCTATGGGCTTAGTAGTTTCCAAAATGCATTCAGCCACATCATGTCTTTCAACCTGATCCTTATAGGTATCGATATTAAGTTCAGCTGCATCAATAATACTAAGTATCTCAACCAGCTTAACGGCAATTCTCATTGTTCCTATTTTCAGTTTGTAATTCTTATTTTTGATTAGCGGTGCTTTGCCC
This window encodes:
- a CDS encoding NAD(P)/FAD-dependent oxidoreductase, with the protein product MYDVIIVGKGPAGLSAALYTVRANLKTLVIGKDDGAVARAEKIENYFGFTGTISGEKLLKAGEQQVLRLGAEIVCEEVLGINKGENFEVTTTKNKYTGRTVLIATGQPQKKLKIEGLKELEGNGVSYCTTCDGFFYKDLKVGVLGSGDFALHEAEELKAFTRDITIYTNGRKLQCNDDYLDVSKGLKVVEKSILKLEGEEYLQYICFNDGAKDTLDGIFIANESASSVDFARKLGIITEGTSINVDREQKTNVAGLFAAGDCTGGFKQISTAVGQGALAARKIIEYARGVSSNISAEL